The following proteins are encoded in a genomic region of Mahella australiensis 50-1 BON:
- a CDS encoding ABC transporter ATP-binding protein — MVLQVQGLKKHFGKTRAVDGISFALGEGQVVGLLGPNGAGKTTTLKCIAGLLRKDEGSVTVGGLDHRDDKARYRLAYIPETPDIYEMLTVWEHMQFIALAYNLIDWEKEADELLERFDLAEKRNELGMHLSKGMKQKITICCALLHHPDVLLFDEPLIGLDPKAVRELKNAFYDLKASGKTLLISTHMLDTAQNLCDSVLVMKQGELIAEGTIEELRQQMKASADSTLEDLFLEVTADDQK, encoded by the coding sequence ATGGTTCTGCAAGTACAGGGACTAAAAAAACATTTCGGCAAGACCAGGGCGGTAGATGGCATATCGTTTGCGCTGGGAGAGGGGCAGGTGGTAGGTCTACTCGGGCCTAACGGCGCCGGTAAAACTACCACGCTCAAATGTATAGCCGGTTTATTACGCAAGGATGAAGGCAGCGTAACGGTAGGAGGGTTGGACCATCGCGACGATAAGGCACGGTATAGGTTAGCGTATATACCCGAAACGCCAGATATATACGAAATGTTGACAGTATGGGAGCATATGCAATTCATAGCGTTAGCCTATAATCTTATCGATTGGGAGAAGGAGGCCGACGAGTTGCTGGAAAGGTTTGACCTTGCTGAAAAACGCAATGAATTAGGTATGCATCTCTCAAAAGGTATGAAGCAGAAGATTACCATATGTTGTGCTCTGCTGCATCACCCCGATGTTTTATTGTTTGATGAACCGTTGATAGGTCTTGATCCTAAGGCTGTGCGTGAACTAAAGAACGCCTTTTATGATCTTAAAGCTAGCGGTAAGACGCTGCTTATAAGCACGCATATGTTGGATACCGCTCAGAACCTGTGCGACAGCGTGTTGGTCATGAAACAAGGTGAATTGATAGCAGAAGGCACCATAGAAGAGCTCAGGCAGCAGATGAAAGCATCTGCAGACAGCACGCTGGAGGATCTGTTCCTGGAGGTAACGGCTGATGATCAGAAGTAA
- a CDS encoding putative ABC exporter domain-containing protein, with the protein MIRSKVWRELYALFFLDFTKFKNYIKDAIHHPGKLVGLLIQYGLQFVWILPVIFFNSDEPRAVWALGLDVVGAVIMAMLMLIFFAGMNKASVKYAPGQYSMADVSFLFPSPISQRTVYAWSMLRQIGSSLYMMLLVIIYLPFISSLTGLHMDASKLVYSSVTIIVISILGSALNFFIYSISHRFGMGKIIKLSIRLVTVSLLAYTAWGTFTADNIWEGLLTTVNGPVFASIPIIGWAKTLIMAPFIAAVSSPLPLLLELIAVMVAIVALSIYFAVDYYEEAIGVTEWVKAVSEGNMQAVQAAADDGKTKRKKVRHVDIEWRAKGPWAFVWKQAVANKRASKFIILGWDHVFMLTIGIVLGIVSSGNFDNIAGFAIVYAVMYATMIGVVPVGLQYELRKQYIYMFPGKPVYKILAVNMLSSIKAVLRSSALILPIWILAKLNINQALSIWLFLISIDIMTLFSAVAGHMILPSYDAKNVLYVYMRMGVQALSMLPAILLAVIIGIAMHSMVAAFYAFAVGALVALTLLLYISEKLFARLEMR; encoded by the coding sequence ATGATCAGAAGTAAGGTATGGCGAGAACTGTATGCATTATTCTTTTTGGATTTTACTAAATTCAAGAACTACATAAAAGATGCTATTCATCATCCGGGTAAGCTCGTCGGCCTTTTAATACAATACGGCTTGCAATTTGTCTGGATTTTACCTGTTATATTTTTCAATTCCGATGAACCGCGCGCGGTATGGGCTTTAGGTTTGGATGTTGTAGGAGCGGTTATAATGGCTATGCTCATGTTGATTTTTTTCGCTGGTATGAATAAGGCCTCGGTTAAATATGCTCCCGGTCAGTATTCTATGGCTGATGTGAGTTTCTTATTTCCATCGCCTATAAGCCAACGCACTGTATACGCTTGGTCTATGCTACGGCAGATAGGCTCATCGCTTTATATGATGCTGCTCGTTATAATATATTTGCCTTTTATATCATCGCTGACAGGATTGCATATGGATGCCTCGAAACTGGTTTATTCGAGTGTAACTATAATAGTTATATCTATATTAGGGTCAGCATTGAACTTTTTCATATATTCTATATCCCACCGTTTCGGAATGGGTAAAATCATTAAGTTATCGATACGTTTGGTAACTGTTAGCCTATTGGCATATACAGCATGGGGCACATTTACAGCCGATAATATATGGGAGGGATTGCTCACGACCGTTAACGGTCCGGTATTTGCCAGTATACCGATAATAGGATGGGCTAAAACGCTGATTATGGCGCCTTTTATAGCTGCTGTGTCATCGCCGTTACCGTTACTTTTGGAGCTCATAGCTGTGATGGTGGCTATTGTAGCACTATCCATCTATTTCGCGGTAGACTACTATGAAGAAGCCATCGGCGTTACCGAATGGGTTAAGGCTGTTTCCGAAGGGAATATGCAGGCCGTACAGGCGGCGGCTGATGATGGCAAGACAAAGAGAAAAAAGGTCAGGCATGTGGATATCGAATGGAGAGCTAAAGGTCCGTGGGCTTTTGTGTGGAAACAAGCAGTGGCCAATAAACGGGCATCGAAGTTTATCATACTAGGCTGGGACCATGTTTTTATGCTGACTATTGGTATAGTGTTGGGTATTGTATCATCGGGCAATTTCGATAACATAGCTGGTTTTGCTATAGTTTATGCCGTTATGTATGCTACGATGATAGGGGTTGTACCGGTTGGCTTGCAATATGAACTGCGCAAGCAGTACATTTACATGTTCCCTGGAAAACCGGTGTATAAAATATTGGCTGTAAATATGCTTTCGTCTATAAAGGCTGTGCTCAGGAGCAGCGCGTTGATTTTGCCGATCTGGATTTTGGCAAAACTTAATATAAATCAAGCTTTATCGATATGGCTATTTTTGATATCGATAGATATAATGACGCTTTTTAGTGCCGTTGCTGGGCATATGATCTTGCCGTCCTATGATGCAAAAAACGTATTATACGTCTACATGCGCATGGGTGTACAGGCATTATCCATGCTACCGGCTATACTGCTGGCTGTTATAATAGGCATTGCCATGCACAGCATGGTCGCGGCATTCTATGCTTTTGCAGTGGGCGCACTTGTGGCTCTGACCCTGCTTCTGTATATAAGCGAAAAATTATTCGCTCGATTGGAAATGCGATAG
- a CDS encoding GntR family transcriptional regulator has translation MAVRPVFDENIPIYLQIIDLIKQRICAGQMVMGDKLPSVRDMAVELRVNPNTIQRAYQELEREGMVFTQRGMGTFVTEDKDRIDSVRNELAGRLVQQFVDGMVSLGFQKQQILCHVEAYLERRPAIRPDDKERG, from the coding sequence GTGGCGGTACGTCCTGTATTCGATGAAAATATACCCATATATCTTCAGATAATAGATTTGATAAAGCAGCGCATATGCGCCGGACAAATGGTTATGGGCGACAAGCTTCCTTCAGTCAGGGATATGGCTGTAGAGCTACGGGTTAATCCCAATACCATACAGCGCGCATATCAGGAGCTTGAAAGAGAGGGGATGGTCTTTACGCAGAGGGGAATGGGAACATTTGTCACCGAGGATAAAGATAGGATCGACTCTGTTAGGAATGAATTGGCAGGTAGGTTGGTGCAGCAATTTGTAGACGGCATGGTAAGTTTGGGTTTCCAAAAGCAACAGATACTGTGTCATGTAGAGGCTTACTTGGAGCGGCGGCCTGCCATAAGGCCGGATGATAAGGAAAGGGGATAA
- a CDS encoding ABC transporter ATP-binding protein, whose protein sequence is MGTILELENLKKRYGLRWALTGVDLTINEGEVLGLLGPNGSGKSTMLKLIAGLAHPTEGKVLINGQKPGPESKGHTAVLPDVDHIYKWMTVQQAIEYVSGFYEDFDHDKADRLIEMMGIETDMKVAHLSKGMNERLKLVLVMARNADLILLDEPLGGIDPTSRDKIIYAIATEYRWEHSAMIIATHLVRDIEPLFDKVLFLKNGQAELYGNADELRSKYNGSIEDIFKEVFV, encoded by the coding sequence ATGGGTACCATATTGGAATTAGAGAATCTCAAAAAGCGCTACGGCCTCAGGTGGGCATTGACCGGCGTGGATTTAACGATCAATGAGGGTGAGGTTCTGGGGCTGCTGGGTCCAAACGGCAGCGGTAAAAGCACTATGCTTAAGCTTATAGCGGGGTTGGCCCATCCTACCGAGGGCAAGGTATTGATAAACGGACAGAAGCCGGGGCCGGAGTCTAAAGGCCATACAGCCGTGTTGCCCGATGTCGACCATATATACAAGTGGATGACCGTGCAGCAGGCTATAGAATATGTATCGGGGTTTTACGAAGATTTCGATCATGACAAGGCCGATAGGCTTATAGAAATGATGGGCATAGAGACCGACATGAAGGTGGCGCATTTGTCCAAAGGCATGAACGAACGGCTTAAGCTGGTGCTGGTCATGGCCAGGAATGCTGATCTTATCCTATTGGATGAGCCTTTGGGCGGTATAGATCCAACATCGCGGGATAAGATCATATATGCCATAGCCACGGAATATCGCTGGGAGCACAGCGCCATGATAATAGCCACGCATTTGGTCAGGGATATAGAGCCTTTGTTCGACAAAGTGCTTTTTCTCAAAAACGGCCAAGCTGAATTATACGGCAACGCTGATGAATTGCGATCAAAATATAATGGGTCTATAGAGGATATATTCAAGGAGGTGTTTGTCTGA
- a CDS encoding DUF4097 family beta strand repeat-containing protein: MKKMFAAMLAMILAMALLSGCGIYVRSNDGSINGNFSTGFEFNTGTPAYEEKGHKAFYVGKSGILSIEADNVELNVEGADVPQIQIDYAKQIFGKNIAQDEAQDIMDQMSVIIEQKGEEVHIKADTRKGMNSGINISNRLIVLDIKLPTDMRMTIDNGNGVIKIKDMAGDVDIDNGNALIDLTDVSGNVGIDTGNGAMRLASGNIGDLSVKSGNGLVELSLGKLTGNSYDITTGNGMVQLTVPQDIAADFEITTARGAVDSDFSLSKSNRTYTGSVNGGGPKIKISTGNGMVSVQKK; encoded by the coding sequence ATGAAGAAAATGTTTGCGGCGATGCTGGCAATGATACTCGCCATGGCATTGTTATCGGGATGCGGCATATATGTGAGAAGCAATGATGGTAGTATAAACGGGAATTTCAGTACGGGTTTTGAGTTCAATACCGGTACGCCGGCATATGAGGAAAAAGGCCATAAGGCATTTTATGTCGGCAAAAGCGGGATATTGAGCATCGAGGCCGATAATGTCGAGCTGAACGTAGAGGGCGCTGATGTTCCGCAGATACAGATAGATTATGCCAAGCAGATCTTCGGCAAAAACATTGCGCAAGACGAAGCACAGGATATCATGGATCAGATGTCCGTAATAATTGAACAAAAGGGTGAGGAGGTGCACATTAAGGCCGATACGCGCAAAGGAATGAACAGTGGTATAAATATTTCCAATCGGCTTATAGTACTGGATATAAAATTGCCGACCGATATGAGGATGACCATCGACAACGGTAACGGAGTGATAAAGATAAAGGATATGGCCGGTGACGTCGATATAGATAACGGCAATGCTTTGATAGACTTAACAGATGTCAGCGGCAATGTGGGGATAGATACAGGCAACGGTGCCATGCGATTGGCTTCCGGCAATATAGGCGATTTATCGGTCAAATCCGGCAACGGGCTGGTAGAGCTATCGCTCGGTAAGCTGACGGGAAACAGCTATGATATAACCACAGGCAACGGCATGGTGCAATTAACGGTGCCTCAGGATATAGCGGCCGATTTTGAGATCACTACGGCACGTGGAGCGGTGGATTCGGACTTTTCTTTATCCAAGAGTAATCGGACATATACGGGTTCTGTAAACGGTGGCGGTCCGAAAATAAAGATCAGCACAGGCAACGGCATGGTGAGCGTGCAGAAGAAATGA
- a CDS encoding ABC transporter ATP-binding protein has product MIEVKGLIRCYGDIKAVNGVSFEVKDDEILGLLGPNGAGKTTVISMICGLLKPDGGDILFDGKSVVKEPMILKRIMGVVPQEIALYPTLTARENLNFWGRMYGLSGKTLNQRINSVLDIMGLSDRADDRIDKYSGGMKRRINIAAALLHDPRLLIMDEPTVGIDPQSRNHILETTKRLNQQGMTIIYTSHYMEEVEYLCDRVAIMDHGRFIAMGTKDELRAMVGSIDRVIIELVMDGQSLYDVLKALDFVRNVSVNEMSLEVLMCDAKAHLVELISSITGHGGDIVSVKVEEPNLESVFLHLTGRNLRD; this is encoded by the coding sequence ATGATAGAGGTTAAAGGGCTTATAAGGTGTTATGGCGATATAAAGGCCGTAAACGGCGTGTCGTTTGAAGTGAAGGACGATGAAATACTGGGCCTGCTGGGGCCGAACGGCGCCGGCAAGACCACCGTCATATCTATGATATGCGGGCTTTTGAAGCCCGACGGCGGAGATATATTGTTTGATGGCAAAAGCGTTGTGAAGGAGCCTATGATATTAAAGCGGATTATGGGCGTAGTGCCTCAGGAGATAGCTCTTTATCCCACGCTTACCGCCAGAGAAAATCTCAATTTTTGGGGGCGTATGTACGGCCTGTCGGGCAAAACATTGAACCAACGCATAAATAGTGTATTGGACATAATGGGCCTGTCCGACAGGGCTGATGATCGTATCGACAAGTATTCCGGGGGCATGAAACGACGCATAAATATAGCCGCGGCTTTGTTGCATGATCCCAGGCTCCTGATCATGGATGAACCCACCGTCGGCATAGATCCGCAGTCGCGCAATCATATACTGGAAACGACCAAGCGGCTGAATCAGCAAGGCATGACTATCATATATACAAGCCACTATATGGAAGAAGTGGAGTATCTGTGCGACAGGGTGGCCATCATGGATCACGGCCGGTTCATAGCCATGGGTACCAAGGATGAGCTGAGGGCCATGGTGGGAAGCATCGACAGGGTTATTATAGAGCTGGTTATGGACGGACAAAGTCTATACGATGTTCTTAAAGCGCTGGATTTCGTACGGAATGTTTCGGTAAATGAAATGTCATTGGAGGTTTTGATGTGCGACGCTAAAGCGCATTTAGTGGAGCTGATATCATCGATCACCGGGCATGGCGGCGATATAGTGTCGGTGAAGGTGGAGGAACCCAATCTGGAGAGTGTATTTTTGCATCTGACCGGCCGCAACTTGAGGGATTGA
- a CDS encoding ABC transporter permease — MTDVKILHMLAKDLRVYTRDRMALLINLVMPIVLIGILGAALGPMFSGASPGVNQFAVAVTDKDGGTLARQLVDDILSGEMGDMVKVNEIPEDQAVESVADDSAVAAVIIPAGFTQAIEQGRSTELRVVAGPQSSVSAGVVYQVMQSYSMGVSSVKAGTEAVLQVLSAAGVPFQAQAVMGTSMQGLSSVQDDAVNAVSFSQQTVDDDDITAMQYYAAAMLAMFSMFMAMTGVSSILEERENRTLYRLYGTGAAKWQIMSSKLISTWLSAFIDALILMLFTRYAFGVDWGDGIAAVLVAMATVFAATGFAMIIAAVARTSKAAGGLSSVLIQAMSALGGSMFPLYAFSGVMKTISKGTINYWSLQGFLSLMGGQTISAVAMPLIILTVVGGAGLCIGVAALRMD; from the coding sequence GTGACCGATGTGAAAATACTGCATATGTTGGCAAAGGATTTGCGCGTATATACCCGTGACCGCATGGCGTTGTTGATCAATCTGGTGATGCCTATAGTGCTGATAGGCATACTCGGAGCAGCGTTGGGCCCGATGTTTTCCGGGGCCAGTCCGGGCGTCAATCAGTTTGCCGTGGCTGTGACGGATAAGGATGGGGGCACATTGGCGCGTCAGTTGGTGGACGATATACTGAGTGGCGAAATGGGCGATATGGTCAAAGTAAATGAAATACCGGAGGATCAGGCTGTGGAGTCGGTTGCAGACGACTCGGCCGTTGCCGCTGTCATAATACCGGCCGGCTTTACGCAGGCAATAGAACAGGGCAGATCAACTGAGCTTCGCGTTGTGGCCGGTCCGCAGTCCAGTGTTAGCGCCGGCGTCGTCTATCAGGTTATGCAAAGCTACAGCATGGGCGTATCGTCGGTAAAGGCCGGGACAGAGGCGGTATTGCAGGTATTGAGCGCAGCCGGCGTACCGTTCCAGGCGCAAGCGGTGATGGGTACATCGATGCAGGGGCTGTCGTCGGTGCAGGATGATGCCGTCAATGCTGTGTCTTTCAGTCAACAGACCGTCGATGACGATGATATCACGGCCATGCAATATTACGCGGCGGCCATGCTGGCCATGTTCTCCATGTTTATGGCCATGACCGGCGTATCGTCTATATTGGAGGAACGCGAAAACCGTACGTTGTATAGGCTGTATGGCACCGGCGCGGCCAAGTGGCAGATAATGAGCAGCAAGCTTATTAGCACATGGCTCAGCGCTTTTATAGATGCTTTGATCTTGATGCTGTTCACGCGCTACGCCTTCGGCGTGGACTGGGGCGATGGCATAGCGGCTGTTCTGGTGGCGATGGCCACTGTATTTGCGGCTACGGGTTTTGCCATGATAATAGCGGCCGTCGCTCGCACGTCCAAGGCCGCAGGTGGTTTGTCCTCGGTGCTTATACAGGCTATGAGCGCGCTGGGCGGCAGCATGTTTCCGTTATATGCTTTTTCGGGCGTTATGAAAACCATAAGCAAGGGCACGATAAATTATTGGTCGCTGCAAGGTTTTTTAAGCCTTATGGGAGGCCAAACCATATCGGCCGTTGCCATGCCCCTGATCATATTGACGGTCGTAGGGGGAGCGGGACTATGCATAGGCGTAGCCGCGCTGAGGATGGATTGA
- a CDS encoding ABC transporter permease yields the protein MRKAIEIIKIMLLQTWKDKSNIVWMVALPVLFSFIFGSMTGGSGGNMPKDDIPIAVADSDNSALSKSIVEAVDQNERYIVEMIEEDALRSGVMDGDYGAGLIIPAGLEASVANGESVLQCRLVAMDMSNIAMGVSQTAITQIQQYVTAYQAGEIAADYIAESSRSGSVDAEQAGKLAYDATMANLKEQPLIDVEYSLAGQPDEPNQDPLSSMNRVFAGFMIMFVMFTVTYAAGDILDEKRYNTWSRLLAAPVSRASIMGGKLGGAYILGVIQIAILLGIGIPLFGVELSGNATGALAVMAAFMFTVTGIGLFMSTIVKTMGQLQGLGALVITATSMLAGVFWPVELTSDTMQAIAKFIPQYWAIKGFTDATVANASMSTLWPVIGMLLLFAAAFFTAAAIRLRYQVE from the coding sequence ATGCGCAAAGCGATTGAAATAATAAAGATCATGCTTTTGCAGACATGGAAGGACAAAAGCAATATAGTGTGGATGGTGGCGTTGCCTGTCTTATTCAGCTTTATATTCGGTTCAATGACCGGCGGCAGCGGTGGGAATATGCCAAAAGACGATATACCGATAGCTGTAGCCGACTCGGATAATTCGGCGCTCTCTAAAAGCATCGTGGAGGCTGTAGATCAAAACGAGCGCTATATTGTTGAGATGATCGAAGAGGATGCGCTGCGCAGCGGCGTCATGGATGGCGATTATGGCGCCGGGCTTATAATACCGGCGGGATTAGAGGCGTCTGTGGCAAACGGGGAATCGGTGTTGCAGTGCCGCCTGGTGGCCATGGATATGTCCAATATAGCCATGGGTGTATCGCAGACAGCAATAACGCAGATTCAACAATATGTTACGGCTTATCAGGCGGGGGAGATAGCCGCGGATTACATAGCCGAATCATCGCGCAGCGGCTCCGTTGACGCCGAGCAAGCAGGGAAGCTGGCATATGATGCTACCATGGCCAACTTGAAAGAACAGCCGTTGATAGATGTGGAATATAGCTTGGCCGGCCAACCGGATGAACCGAACCAGGATCCGTTATCAAGCATGAACAGGGTATTCGCGGGTTTTATGATTATGTTCGTCATGTTTACGGTGACATATGCCGCCGGGGATATACTGGATGAGAAGAGGTATAATACGTGGTCGCGCCTGCTGGCCGCACCGGTAAGCCGTGCCAGCATAATGGGGGGTAAGCTGGGCGGCGCGTACATACTCGGCGTTATACAGATAGCGATATTGCTGGGAATAGGCATACCACTGTTCGGTGTGGAATTATCTGGCAATGCGACGGGCGCTTTGGCCGTCATGGCGGCTTTTATGTTTACTGTCACAGGCATAGGCTTGTTTATGTCTACCATTGTAAAGACCATGGGCCAGTTACAAGGATTGGGGGCATTGGTTATAACGGCTACCAGCATGCTGGCCGGTGTATTCTGGCCGGTGGAGCTCACGTCGGACACAATGCAGGCAATAGCGAAGTTTATACCGCAATACTGGGCTATAAAGGGCTTTACCGATGCTACGGTCGCAAACGCTTCCATGTCGACGTTATGGCCGGTCATAGGCATGCTGCTCCTGTTCGCAGCGGCATTTTTCACGGCGGCTGCCATAAGGCTGCGCTATCAGGTTGAATAG
- a CDS encoding response regulator transcription factor, whose translation MKQILIIEDEKPIREFIKIGFERSGYSIVEATTGEDGIRKAREQTPDMVILDIILPGIDGFNVCKTLRQEFPRMGIIMLTARNLEMDRIMGLEYGADDYVIKPFNPLELILRAEAILKRLHGNSQTSDRETLTSGPFKIATYAQKVYKHGMEIELTPKEYLLLETLISHPNVVMSKDKLLDIVWGYEFDGDSKSVDVQVHRLRKKIEDDPAKPRYIETVWGIGYRWKER comes from the coding sequence ATGAAGCAAATACTTATTATAGAAGACGAAAAGCCTATACGCGAGTTTATAAAAATCGGATTCGAACGCAGCGGCTATAGCATAGTGGAGGCTACCACAGGAGAAGATGGTATAAGAAAAGCGAGAGAACAAACACCAGATATGGTGATATTAGATATAATACTCCCAGGCATAGACGGCTTTAATGTGTGCAAGACATTAAGACAGGAGTTTCCGAGGATGGGCATTATAATGCTTACGGCGCGTAACCTTGAAATGGATAGGATCATGGGGTTGGAATACGGTGCGGATGACTATGTTATCAAACCCTTTAATCCTTTGGAATTGATATTACGGGCCGAGGCGATATTGAAAAGGCTGCATGGGAATAGCCAAACATCGGATAGGGAAACGTTGACGAGCGGGCCGTTCAAGATTGCAACTTATGCCCAAAAGGTGTATAAACATGGCATGGAAATAGAGCTGACGCCTAAGGAATATCTATTGTTGGAGACATTGATCAGCCATCCCAATGTGGTTATGAGTAAGGACAAGCTCCTCGATATCGTATGGGGATATGAATTCGATGGGGATTCAAAAAGCGTCGATGTGCAGGTTCACCGTTTAAGGAAGAAGATCGAGGACGACCCGGCAAAGCCGAGATATATAGAAACGGTTTGGGGTATCGGCTATAGGTGGAAAGAAAGATGA
- a CDS encoding sensor histidine kinase: protein MIWSFAGIIIISITIFILILSVFIKQYYYKSIEEVLTNQIKLSADFYERYFSDASLYDNILNNVDVFWQQTPAQVQIVDISGKVLMDSISMKQEQPLNTADFTQAVSGGLGTWIGYTDYDDQAVMAVAYPLKADGQIVGVLRFITSLGIVDAQINSMIIVFILIGLIAVATAGIISLVLSNDIINPISEVTKAAQRMAQGDFNTRSRKRSNDEIGQLSDTLNYMAGEIIKKEKLKDEFIASVSHELRTPLTAIKGWAIILDTDDMDDRKLLKEGLGIISNEADRLSSIVEDLLDFSKLASGKMRLNRRKTDVKSVAEYVKTHMAPVAERNAIQFTTQCRDDIPVAYMDADRMKQVLINVLDNAFKFTDTGGEVELMAWAENGHLIFDVKDNGSGIDEEDLAHIKQKFYKGKNSKASSGLGLSIADEIVRLHGGSMDIDSSLNEGTTVTIRIPLEQGVGGPYIEN from the coding sequence TTGATATGGAGTTTTGCTGGTATAATCATCATAAGCATAACGATCTTCATTCTTATACTGAGCGTATTCATAAAACAGTACTACTATAAAAGCATAGAGGAGGTTTTGACAAATCAGATAAAGCTTTCCGCTGATTTCTATGAGCGTTATTTTTCCGATGCATCGCTGTATGACAATATTTTGAACAATGTAGATGTATTCTGGCAGCAAACGCCCGCTCAGGTGCAAATAGTCGATATATCGGGTAAGGTGCTTATGGATTCTATATCCATGAAACAGGAACAGCCATTGAATACGGCTGATTTCACGCAGGCCGTAAGCGGTGGTCTGGGGACATGGATCGGTTACACCGATTATGATGATCAAGCGGTGATGGCGGTTGCTTATCCGTTGAAGGCCGATGGGCAGATAGTGGGAGTTTTGAGATTTATAACGTCATTAGGTATAGTAGATGCCCAGATAAACAGCATGATAATCGTATTTATCCTGATAGGGCTTATAGCTGTGGCTACTGCAGGCATCATAAGCCTTGTGCTATCCAACGATATAATAAATCCAATCAGTGAGGTAACTAAGGCAGCTCAAAGAATGGCACAGGGCGATTTCAATACGCGAAGCCGTAAACGTTCCAATGACGAGATAGGCCAATTGTCGGATACATTGAACTATATGGCCGGTGAGATCATTAAAAAAGAGAAGCTCAAGGACGAATTTATAGCCTCCGTATCCCATGAATTGCGCACCCCTTTAACGGCTATAAAAGGGTGGGCGATTATACTCGATACAGATGATATGGACGATCGCAAGCTTTTGAAAGAGGGGTTAGGTATAATCAGTAATGAGGCAGACAGATTGTCCTCTATAGTTGAAGATTTATTGGATTTTTCTAAACTTGCTTCAGGCAAGATGAGGCTTAATAGAAGAAAAACCGATGTCAAATCCGTTGCAGAATATGTAAAGACGCATATGGCTCCTGTTGCCGAGCGCAACGCTATCCAATTTACAACCCAATGTCGCGATGATATACCTGTTGCCTATATGGACGCTGACCGCATGAAACAGGTGTTGATAAATGTACTGGATAATGCATTTAAGTTTACTGATACCGGCGGAGAGGTAGAGCTCATGGCATGGGCGGAAAATGGGCATTTGATATTCGACGTCAAAGACAACGGATCCGGCATCGATGAGGAGGATCTTGCTCACATAAAGCAGAAATTTTACAAAGGTAAAAACAGCAAAGCGTCCAGCGGCTTGGGCTTATCTATAGCCGATGAAATCGTAAGGCTGCATGGTGGGTCAATGGATATCGACAGTAGCTTAAACGAGGGAACAACGGTTACTATAAGGATACCGCTTGAACAAGGTGTTGGGGGGCCGTATATTGAAAACTAA